The following are encoded in a window of Methanobrevibacter ruminantium M1 genomic DNA:
- a CDS encoding AAA family ATPase — translation MKTQDLINIINDEESPVFLNREVFEMDYVPDIYKYRDEQLAKMAMYCNSIPDNIAPKNLQLCGGNATGKTTTLKQFFKMLNEAFPNIVTVYINCQLFNTENTVYGKIYNKLYGVKGSINGKSNTMLFDKIVARLKKENKILIIGLDDFDSFKSRDGLNKMLYNFLRIHEAEEGIQICIFTVSNKENLKLAPSVETIFNRVPIFFDQYSLEQMYHILDDRCAFGFYPGVISDELVRVVAGKSYDLGNLRYGIKLLSAAGQKAEVFGDGKIIRNFLD, via the coding sequence ATGAAAACACAAGATCTAATTAATATAATAAATGATGAGGAATCTCCTGTATTCCTCAACAGGGAAGTCTTTGAGATGGACTATGTGCCGGACATCTACAAATACAGGGACGAGCAGCTGGCGAAAATGGCGATGTACTGCAATTCAATACCTGACAACATAGCTCCCAAGAACCTGCAATTGTGCGGAGGCAATGCGACAGGAAAGACCACAACATTAAAGCAGTTCTTCAAGATGTTGAACGAGGCTTTTCCAAACATAGTAACAGTCTACATCAACTGTCAGCTGTTCAACACAGAAAACACAGTCTACGGAAAAATATACAACAAGCTGTACGGAGTAAAGGGCTCGATAAACGGCAAGTCAAACACCATGCTCTTCGACAAGATTGTCGCAAGGCTTAAGAAGGAAAATAAGATATTGATTATAGGCTTGGACGATTTTGACAGCTTCAAGTCTCGCGATGGGCTCAACAAGATGCTTTACAACTTCCTGAGAATCCATGAGGCTGAGGAAGGCATACAGATCTGCATCTTCACCGTCAGCAACAAGGAGAATCTGAAGCTTGCTCCTTCCGTCGAGACAATCTTCAACAGGGTTCCGATATTCTTTGACCAGTACTCCTTGGAGCAGATGTACCACATACTGGACGACAGGTGCGCCTTCGGTTTCTATCCTGGCGTGATAAGCGATGAGCTGGTGAGGGTTGTTGCCGGCAAGTCCTATGACCTGGGCAATCTGAGGTATGGCATTAAGCTTCTGAGCGCTGCCGGTCAGAAGGCTGAAGTCTTTGGTGATGGAAAGATAATAAGGAATTTTCTTGATTGA
- a CDS encoding HNH endonuclease, with product MDNINKTKTSLAKFEEFFSTVYKDEVMEVLEKYPEERTLVVDYENLEMFDPDLADLLIEKPDEVIAASQKAIKNIDPLMKDPKLDIKFKNVSNCIDFVNADSKYIGKLISFEAKVMEAKEPKPILDIAVYECRGCMSLREIPQTINSSLEPSLCPECGGRSFRLLQDESEFLESQLLIVSSDDTSKSLKVLLLRDECSFDLYSMGQEVRITGILKSFSSNYGYEYFLECNLIEILNDSEDSEYDEYGNRNSPEYRTWQKVVIDSDRVCQCCGGSKHLEAHHIFSYQNNPSYRVNLENGIALCKWCHSKYHSYYGKDASPKSLIRFLKRFGRYDG from the coding sequence ATGGATAATATAAATAAGACAAAAACAAGTTTAGCTAAGTTTGAAGAGTTTTTCAGCACTGTATACAAGGACGAAGTCATGGAAGTTTTGGAAAAGTATCCTGAGGAAAGGACATTGGTTGTGGACTATGAGAATTTGGAAATGTTTGATCCTGATTTGGCAGACTTGTTGATTGAAAAGCCTGACGAAGTAATCGCAGCTTCACAGAAAGCAATCAAGAACATTGACCCATTGATGAAAGATCCAAAGTTGGACATCAAATTCAAAAATGTGTCAAACTGCATTGATTTTGTGAATGCAGACAGCAAATACATTGGAAAGTTAATATCTTTTGAAGCCAAAGTCATGGAAGCTAAGGAACCTAAACCAATACTTGACATTGCAGTCTATGAATGTAGGGGTTGCATGAGTTTGCGTGAAATACCTCAAACCATCAATTCAAGTTTAGAACCATCACTATGTCCAGAATGTGGAGGGAGGTCTTTTAGACTGCTACAAGATGAATCAGAGTTCTTGGAATCACAGCTATTGATTGTCTCTTCTGATGACACTTCTAAAAGTTTAAAGGTTCTTCTGCTAAGGGATGAATGCTCTTTTGACTTGTATTCCATGGGTCAGGAAGTAAGAATAACTGGCATATTGAAATCTTTTTCTTCTAATTATGGATATGAATATTTTTTAGAATGCAATTTAATTGAAATATTAAATGATTCTGAAGATTCTGAATATGATGAATATGGCAACAGAAACAGTCCAGAGTATCGAACCTGGCAAAAAGTAGTCATAGATTCAGACAGAGTATGCCAATGCTGTGGAGGATCTAAGCATTTGGAGGCTCACCATATCTTCAGCTATCAAAATAATCCAAGTTACAGGGTTAATTTGGAGAACGGCATTGCTTTATGTAAATGGTGCCATAGCAAATACCATAGTTATTATGGCAAGGACGCCTCTCCAAAAAGCCTAATTAGATTCTTAAAAAGATTTGGGAGGTATGATGGCTAA
- a CDS encoding zinc ribbon domain-containing protein: MAKFCPNCGNKVEENDKFCIYCGNKLRVIIPEKKVKRSSNSINDEKTSKYVEVIDGLMRYKVFPSSLPVKYIIYKVNYGTTSDEIKNILENGNYNYKINIHYFLQNKKLYFRSPKNPNMFFKFHNDRFNEEMRKDNKEIIHISSYARVHRPSLTKIFNFNQEKTFILANKHFEENIRKTRL, translated from the coding sequence TTGGCTAAATTTTGTCCTAACTGTGGAAATAAAGTAGAAGAAAATGATAAATTCTGCATTTATTGTGGAAATAAACTAAGAGTTATAATTCCTGAAAAAAAAGTGAAAAGAAGCTCAAATAGTATTAATGATGAAAAAACTAGCAAATATGTTGAAGTCATTGATGGGCTAATGAGATATAAAGTTTTTCCATCAAGTTTACCTGTGAAATATATTATTTATAAAGTGAATTATGGAACAACATCTGATGAAATAAAAAATATATTAGAAAATGGGAATTATAATTATAAAATAAATATCCATTACTTCCTACAAAACAAAAAATTATATTTCCGTAGCCCAAAAAATCCGAACATGTTTTTTAAATTTCATAATGATAGATTCAATGAGGAGATGAGGAAAGACAATAAAGAAATAATACATATTTCTTCATATGCTAGGGTACATAGACCTTCATTAACTAAAATATTTAATTTTAACCAAGAAAAAACATTTATATTGGCAAATAAACATTTTGAAGAAAATATAAGGAAAACAAGATTATGA
- a CDS encoding ParB N-terminal domain-containing protein, whose translation MIEISTIKITDIKPAEYNPRIMSQLEHTKLRNSMETFGVVDPIIINLKNNHIIGGHQRYEVLLDKSMEDNEFIKELHLIRLGDVGWAFPESDLEVEDDDHEKALNLALNNIEGEWDLPKLEPILTDLKDVGFDIELTGFSDIELTELNLENNLVFAEEFEPDESEEDVDLEDIYDEPVKEMLQCPACDHVDVVKRFKRVDSQGD comes from the coding sequence ATGATAGAAATCAGCACCATAAAGATCACCGACATAAAGCCTGCCGAATACAATCCGAGGATAATGAGCCAGCTTGAACACACAAAGCTCAGGAACTCCATGGAGACATTCGGAGTGGTTGACCCAATAATAATCAACCTGAAGAACAACCACATCATAGGAGGGCACCAAAGGTACGAGGTCCTTCTGGACAAGTCCATGGAGGACAACGAGTTCATAAAGGAGCTCCACCTCATCAGGCTTGGAGATGTAGGCTGGGCATTCCCTGAGTCAGACCTCGAGGTCGAGGACGATGACCATGAGAAAGCCTTGAACCTGGCTCTCAACAACATCGAGGGTGAGTGGGACCTGCCAAAGCTGGAACCCATATTGACAGATTTAAAGGATGTAGGATTCGACATTGAACTTACAGGATTCAGCGACATCGAGCTTACCGAGCTCAATCTGGAGAACAACCTTGTCTTTGCGGAGGAGTTCGAGCCTGACGAGAGCGAGGAGGATGTCGACTTGGAGGACATTTACGATGAGCCTGTAAAGGAAATGCTCCAATGCCCTGCATGCGACCATGTTGATGTTGTGAAAAGGTTCAAGAGAGTCGATTCACAAGGAGATTAG
- a CDS encoding queuosine precursor transporter, translating to MINERIRPYLNFSFNDKKVIFVTLFVVSNLISNLLAIKVFNLGFWGLTTDCGNLLFPLGYLMADVITEVYGERTARRVILLGLFANILLIVATTLTVYMPYPSYWTGQGAYAYMFGFTPRIVLAGFIAYLVGQFVNARLMVLIKKWTNSKYLFMRTIGSTLGGELCDSCICSSIAYYGIVPNSGILLFILMQYVVKVTWEVVMQPLTYKSIAWARKDG from the coding sequence ATGATTAATGAAAGGATAAGACCTTATTTGAATTTTAGCTTCAATGACAAGAAAGTCATTTTCGTCACATTGTTCGTTGTGAGCAATCTGATAAGCAACCTGTTAGCCATCAAGGTTTTCAACTTGGGATTTTGGGGATTGACAACCGATTGCGGAAATCTCCTGTTCCCGTTAGGATACCTTATGGCAGACGTGATTACAGAAGTCTATGGAGAGAGGACAGCTCGAAGGGTCATATTGCTTGGGCTCTTTGCAAACATATTGCTGATTGTGGCTACCACATTGACTGTCTACATGCCGTATCCAAGCTATTGGACAGGACAGGGAGCGTATGCCTACATGTTCGGATTCACTCCTAGAATCGTGCTTGCAGGGTTCATAGCATACTTGGTGGGACAGTTCGTGAATGCGAGACTTATGGTGCTCATCAAGAAATGGACCAACAGCAAGTACCTGTTCATGAGGACAATCGGATCTACACTTGGAGGGGAGCTTTGTGATAGTTGCATATGCAGCAGCATTGCTTATTACGGTATTGTGCCTAACTCTGGCATATTGCTATTTATTCTTATGCAGTATGTTGTTAAGGTTACTTGGGAAGTGGTGATGCAGCCTCTGACATACAAGTCAATCGCTTGGGCTAGAAAAGACGGATAG
- a CDS encoding phage terminase large subunit family protein has protein sequence MTAASRVNAHGTMGLGRWSIYINNGFWKPRDFDVLIIELLQYAIQGRVSGILLGVPSRHGKSTLISKNFCSYFLSYFPNEQVILSSYSQGLASEFGGQVKDIVNHYGYLSPYKPTIRSDSKAKNKFKLNEPYRGQMLSAGAGGSIMGYGAGLLIVDDPIKNVAEAESKVRQAKLKDWWGGTIKSRVQRRSNGLPPIKIVIAQRLHLKDLHGIIKETEPTIPANDAFRILRNGGSIDPNTWVDFNLPAICDSEDDILGRKIGEVLWEEQRDYEWLMAEKRSMGSYLFNSIYQGQPVERDGEIFKREWFQDEVNHKLTCLIDPKDIPKDLPQLRYWDFGASGDAGDGTSAILTSYDGEYLYVLDLVAGKFSSLKVLKTFKRLCKKDGKQTRVMVEQEPGSGSKLLIKKFRREEDLRGYNIRADKVQVSKKVRAFDLEGLAEDRRIKMVPAHWNNKLIDQLVAFTGEDGGEDDIVDTITGSCRFWTRPRRRVKA, from the coding sequence ATGACAGCTGCAAGCAGGGTGAATGCTCACGGAACAATGGGTCTTGGAAGATGGAGCATTTACATAAACAACGGATTCTGGAAGCCTAGGGACTTTGATGTCCTGATAATAGAGCTTCTGCAATATGCAATTCAGGGACGGGTGAGCGGCATATTGCTGGGAGTTCCCTCAAGGCACGGAAAGTCCACACTTATCAGTAAGAACTTTTGCAGCTATTTTTTATCATATTTCCCTAATGAGCAGGTCATCCTTTCAAGCTATTCGCAAGGATTGGCAAGTGAGTTCGGAGGACAGGTGAAGGACATTGTCAATCATTACGGCTACCTTTCACCGTACAAGCCGACCATCAGGTCTGATAGTAAGGCTAAAAACAAGTTCAAGCTCAATGAGCCTTATCGTGGACAGATGTTGAGTGCAGGTGCTGGCGGTTCAATCATGGGATACGGTGCAGGTCTCCTTATTGTCGATGACCCTATCAAGAACGTCGCTGAAGCCGAATCCAAGGTACGTCAGGCAAAGCTCAAGGACTGGTGGGGAGGAACCATCAAGTCAAGGGTCCAGAGGAGAAGCAACGGACTTCCTCCTATCAAGATTGTCATTGCACAAAGACTTCATTTAAAGGATTTGCATGGAATCATAAAGGAGACAGAGCCGACAATACCTGCAAATGACGCATTCAGGATTTTAAGGAACGGAGGCTCAATCGACCCTAACACATGGGTTGACTTCAACCTTCCTGCAATCTGCGACAGCGAGGACGATATTCTTGGAAGAAAGATAGGTGAAGTGCTTTGGGAAGAGCAGAGAGACTATGAATGGCTCATGGCTGAAAAGAGAAGCATGGGCTCATATCTCTTTAATAGTATCTATCAAGGACAGCCTGTAGAGCGTGATGGTGAGATATTTAAAAGAGAATGGTTTCAGGATGAGGTCAATCACAAGCTCACATGCCTCATTGACCCTAAGGACATTCCGAAGGACTTGCCTCAGCTCAGATATTGGGATTTCGGTGCAAGCGGAGACGCTGGTGACGGAACCTCTGCAATCTTGACTAGCTATGATGGAGAATATCTGTATGTTCTGGATCTTGTTGCAGGAAAGTTTTCAAGTCTTAAAGTATTGAAAACATTTAAGAGACTTTGTAAAAAGGACGGAAAACAAACTCGTGTAATGGTCGAGCAGGAGCCTGGAAGTGGCTCAAAACTATTGATTAAGAAGTTTAGGAGAGAAGAGGATTTAAGAGGATACAATATTCGTGCAGATAAGGTTCAGGTCAGTAAAAAAGTCAGGGCTTTTGACCTTGAAGGTCTTGCAGAGGACAGGAGAATCAAGATGGTTCCAGCCCATTGGAACAATAAGTTGATTGACCAGTTGGTGGCATTTACAGGTGAAGATGGTGGAGAGGATGATATAGTGGATACTATTACTGGCTCTTGCAGGTTCTGGACAAGACCTAGAAGAAGAGTTAAAGCGTGA
- a CDS encoding phage portal protein, with product MSKNAKADAFVVTTEDGSYDIVDADVLERYAIKSESDETGSKQLKTDGWEYDDTLLEPLYDPLQLCELLEINTYHENCVDVVARDSAGIGYDIVPVTGEKEKELNKPKLTNFLENIEPNINELLYQMNYDRRATGYGALELIRKDKSKSEPVNLSHISSYTLRRTSDGKRVKQRVGTKTVWFVIYGKNYDKEGNLCDVHSETGEFHPYNSLSKEERANELLWTMEYTTKSKYYGLPKIVGAIPAIYSDISRSKYNTSFFKNYGMPSFAVLVSGDFVDYGQEEFLEDGTKNPEYDVTKTLKWKISQQLKQAIKNPHSAVTILVPSEGEEGNVEIELKPLSVETKEASFRLFRQDNRDEVIHAHRVPPYKVGINETGSLGGSNIEGATINYKNDVVLPIRFNDEFLINQVIKNDFKIKDWRFKITEHDTRDYTTDIAIIKELFLMASITPRQIIENIGERFGLTASDNPFLDEYYLNNVPLENVWNGGDVPMEAETVLDSLENDLMKDAGVMDEQLREKRQTRDDGAQGASFKEADSEYQERIQKAFDTRRAVQ from the coding sequence TTGAGTAAGAATGCTAAAGCAGACGCCTTTGTTGTGACCACTGAAGACGGATCCTATGACATTGTCGATGCAGATGTCTTGGAGAGGTATGCAATAAAGAGCGAATCTGACGAGACAGGAAGCAAGCAGTTGAAGACTGATGGTTGGGAATATGATGATACATTGCTTGAGCCGTTGTATGACCCATTGCAGTTGTGTGAGCTATTGGAGATAAACACATATCATGAGAACTGTGTCGATGTTGTTGCAAGGGACAGTGCAGGAATAGGATATGACATAGTTCCAGTTACTGGAGAGAAAGAAAAGGAACTTAACAAGCCAAAATTGACCAATTTTCTAGAAAACATCGAGCCTAATATCAATGAATTGCTGTACCAAATGAACTATGACAGAAGGGCTACTGGCTACGGAGCCTTGGAATTAATCAGAAAAGATAAATCGAAATCAGAGCCTGTTAACCTATCCCATATATCTTCTTACACTTTAAGAAGGACAAGTGATGGGAAAAGAGTAAAGCAGAGAGTGGGAACAAAGACAGTATGGTTTGTAATCTATGGAAAGAACTATGACAAGGAAGGCAATCTGTGCGATGTACACTCTGAGACAGGAGAGTTCCACCCTTACAATTCCTTAAGCAAGGAAGAAAGGGCAAACGAGCTGTTGTGGACTATGGAATACACCACAAAAAGCAAGTACTACGGATTGCCTAAGATAGTGGGTGCAATTCCAGCCATTTATAGCGACATAAGCCGTTCCAAGTACAATACCAGCTTCTTCAAGAACTACGGAATGCCATCATTCGCAGTCTTGGTAAGTGGAGACTTCGTGGACTATGGCCAGGAGGAGTTCCTTGAGGACGGAACAAAGAATCCTGAATATGACGTTACAAAGACTCTGAAGTGGAAGATTTCACAGCAATTGAAGCAGGCAATAAAGAACCCTCACAGTGCAGTAACAATCCTTGTCCCATCTGAGGGAGAGGAAGGTAATGTGGAGATTGAACTGAAGCCGCTGAGTGTCGAGACCAAGGAGGCGAGCTTCAGACTCTTCAGGCAGGATAACAGGGATGAAGTAATCCATGCACACAGGGTTCCTCCATACAAGGTCGGAATAAACGAGACAGGCAGTTTGGGTGGAAGCAATATAGAGGGAGCCACCATAAACTACAAGAACGATGTGGTGCTACCAATCAGATTCAACGATGAGTTTCTAATTAACCAAGTGATAAAGAATGACTTTAAGATAAAGGACTGGAGATTCAAGATAACGGAACATGACACAAGGGACTACACCACAGACATTGCAATAATCAAGGAACTGTTCCTTATGGCTTCAATCACTCCAAGGCAGATCATCGAGAACATTGGCGAAAGGTTCGGTCTGACAGCTTCAGACAATCCTTTTTTAGATGAATACTACTTGAACAATGTTCCTTTGGAGAATGTATGGAATGGCGGTGATGTGCCGATGGAAGCGGAGACAGTTCTTGACAGCTTGGAGAATGACTTGATGAAGGACGCAGGTGTTATGGATGAACAGCTTAGAGAGAAGAGACAGACTCGTGATGATGGCGCTCAAGGTGCGTCATTCAAAGAGGCAGATTCAGAATATCAAGAGAGAATACAGAAGGCGTTTGATACTCGAAGAGCAGTGCAGTAG
- a CDS encoding phage minor head protein, with product MENITQSYDDGLGIDEAKDRLTVEYNGLKSWEAQRIARTEINSAQNDGAFDVYGELGVEYHQWWTAQDERVRETPQADHRELHGKIVKVGNSFSNGLQYPGDRTGRIVHWINCRCTTLPFLMPLGKMAPPGMIEFTEEDLIDIPNFEMPTIDDLMRRYEAVEPKSQWILDDFEDLINLNEDEERRLAEIQEIFKRNARDNVPPSYIVQRQYDEFMLRKNFAENLRMLKRGQNPFLNESEKQMFIKDYSRFLKQYENEIRMNKELQKMYPKEFSKVAKDVDLQFYRENYNNQFSIYHPDDIRSFEVTSKTLTSEERARLKEIEKLYPKESKRIAKEMDLKYYEKRHPERFGRFMEEEERKRLAKIERMYPKETSKMANEFAPRDVSRLRTKEDIDLYEKNFIMNKSYRKKADEIVNGNGMTITRNVKYDLKGRYEDYINITDDTFDVLRFKDYNCEIWISSKSEVSTVEIMQTLDKIPRKLMNQNHNRIIFSADRDVYNLKKNHFVGGVTKRKDNEIVIFKCKEGILSQTKTLAHELGHAWDNNLSKIANRGGAYYKVAEEEGGFVTSYARKGFEVFKTHYSEDFAEAMELYVTSPEKLRRKFPKRYEFIKNMMEDDLFVLGLIPY from the coding sequence ATGGAGAACATAACCCAAAGCTATGATGACGGATTAGGCATTGATGAGGCTAAGGACAGGCTGACCGTCGAGTACAATGGATTGAAGTCTTGGGAGGCACAGAGGATTGCAAGGACCGAAATCAATTCAGCCCAGAATGACGGTGCCTTTGACGTCTATGGAGAGCTTGGAGTTGAGTACCATCAGTGGTGGACTGCCCAGGACGAAAGAGTCAGGGAGACACCGCAGGCAGACCACAGGGAACTTCACGGCAAGATAGTGAAGGTGGGCAACTCGTTCAGCAACGGGCTTCAGTATCCTGGAGACAGGACAGGCAGGATAGTTCACTGGATAAACTGCCGTTGCACAACCCTTCCGTTCCTCATGCCTCTCGGAAAGATGGCTCCTCCAGGAATGATTGAGTTCACCGAAGAGGACCTGATTGACATTCCTAACTTCGAGATGCCTACAATAGATGACCTGATGAGGAGATACGAAGCTGTTGAACCCAAATCCCAGTGGATACTTGATGACTTTGAGGATTTGATCAACCTCAATGAAGATGAGGAAAGAAGGCTTGCTGAAATACAGGAAATCTTTAAGAGGAATGCTAGAGACAATGTTCCTCCATCATATATTGTCCAAAGGCAGTATGACGAATTCATGCTTAGAAAGAACTTTGCAGAGAATCTTAGAATGCTTAAAAGAGGACAGAATCCGTTCCTCAACGAGTCTGAAAAGCAGATGTTCATAAAGGATTACAGCAGGTTCCTAAAGCAGTACGAAAACGAGATAAGAATGAACAAGGAACTTCAGAAAATGTATCCGAAGGAGTTTTCAAAGGTTGCAAAGGATGTCGACCTGCAATTCTACAGGGAGAACTACAACAATCAGTTCAGCATTTACCATCCTGATGACATCAGGTCATTTGAAGTAACCTCCAAAACCTTGACTTCTGAGGAGAGGGCTAGGCTGAAGGAAATCGAGAAGCTCTATCCTAAGGAATCCAAGAGAATCGCAAAGGAAATGGACTTGAAGTATTATGAGAAAAGACATCCTGAAAGATTTGGCAGGTTCATGGAGGAAGAGGAAAGGAAGAGGCTGGCAAAAATTGAGAGGATGTATCCTAAGGAAACCTCCAAGATGGCAAATGAATTTGCTCCTAGAGATGTCAGCAGGCTGAGAACCAAGGAGGACATTGACCTGTACGAGAAAAACTTCATCATGAACAAGTCATACAGGAAGAAAGCCGATGAGATTGTGAACGGCAATGGCATGACAATAACAAGAAATGTGAAGTATGACCTGAAGGGAAGATACGAGGACTACATCAACATAACTGACGATACGTTCGATGTTTTGAGGTTCAAGGACTACAATTGCGAAATCTGGATCAGCAGCAAAAGCGAAGTGTCCACAGTCGAAATCATGCAAACTCTTGACAAGATTCCTAGAAAGCTCATGAACCAAAACCACAACAGAATAATATTCTCTGCTGACAGGGATGTCTATAATCTCAAGAAGAACCATTTCGTCGGAGGAGTTACAAAGAGAAAGGACAATGAAATTGTGATCTTCAAATGCAAGGAAGGAATCCTTTCACAAACCAAAACCCTTGCTCATGAACTTGGACATGCTTGGGACAACAATCTGAGCAAGATTGCCAATAGAGGAGGAGCCTACTATAAGGTTGCCGAAGAGGAAGGAGGATTTGTAACCTCATATGCAAGAAAGGGCTTTGAAGTCTTCAAGACCCATTACAGCGAAGACTTTGCGGAAGCAATGGAACTGTATGTAACAAGCCCTGAAAAACTGAGGAGAAAATTCCCAAAAAGATATGAGTTCATAAAGAACATGATGGAAGACGATTTGTTCGTTTTGGGGCTCATCCCTTATTGA
- a CDS encoding DUF2958 domain-containing protein produces MTREMEGKLKSFPFYSQDGKGDDAIVVMKFFNPYGLGTWYVLEAEKQENGDYLFFGYVESPITPEFNEYGYFSLSELENLKIPIKINGITVSYGRIERDLYFERVRIGDIIGN; encoded by the coding sequence ATGACTAGGGAAATGGAAGGGAAACTCAAATCCTTCCCTTTCTATTCCCAAGACGGAAAAGGAGATGACGCGATAGTGGTGATGAAGTTCTTCAACCCTTACGGATTGGGAACTTGGTATGTATTGGAGGCAGAGAAACAGGAGAATGGTGATTACCTTTTCTTCGGATATGTTGAATCACCGATAACACCTGAATTCAACGAGTACGGTTACTTCTCATTGTCTGAGTTGGAGAACCTTAAGATACCAATAAAAATCAATGGAATAACCGTGTCCTACGGTAGGATTGAAAGGGATTTGTACTTTGAAAGGGTGAGAATTGGAGACATAATAGGAAATTAG
- a CDS encoding DUF4314 domain-containing protein, with translation MFGQKKEFVKKMYHVGDVVELVHMDDAQAPPSGTRGEILFVDDIGQIHVRWENGSGLALIYGEDRFKVVERKGE, from the coding sequence ATGTTCGGACAGAAGAAAGAATTTGTCAAAAAGATGTATCATGTCGGAGACGTTGTCGAACTGGTTCATATGGACGATGCACAGGCTCCACCTAGTGGAACCAGAGGAGAAATACTCTTCGTAGACGATATTGGTCAAATCCATGTGAGATGGGAGAACGGCTCAGGTCTGGCACTAATATATGGTGAGGACAGGTTCAAAGTTGTAGAGAGGAAAGGAGAATAG
- a CDS encoding HEAT repeat domain-containing protein has product MAKENVIDYKIERQNDNTWSYLYVTERGRGNIIASSFGELRQKVLKRGLPWNDISNLFTKKSSDSNVRRESVKNIDDESVLADVAKKSSDSNVRLEAVRKISDNYVLIDIVKNASDYDVRREAVRKINDSSVLEDIAKNNNDENVRLEAVRNINDESVLENISKNASDSKVRIEAIKKINDETIIIKLAKNNNDEDVRIEAVRKINDKTVIIDFAKNASDSKVRREAVRKINDSSVLAYVLKNDPSWIVRIEAVRKINDKSVLANIAKKDNNPSVRLEAVRKISDESVLISVAKNDSDYFVRLEAVKKINDKSVLEDIAKNDINSTIRRETIKKITDESVLISVAKNDSDYFVRLEAVKKISDAYILKDIVKNAFDSDVRIMSINEITDETVLVNLDKIDPNLRLVRDSLKKKNRRIHKFRTLEEWEEYYYDKKVPKHWITPRWHYGLDD; this is encoded by the coding sequence ATGGCTAAAGAAAATGTTATAGATTATAAGATTGAGCGACAAAATGATAACACTTGGAGTTATTTATATGTAACTGAAAGAGGGAGAGGAAATATCATTGCTTCATCTTTTGGAGAATTGAGGCAGAAAGTTTTAAAAAGAGGTTTGCCTTGGAATGATATATCTAACCTATTCACTAAAAAGAGTTCTGATTCTAATGTTCGTCGCGAATCTGTAAAGAATATTGATGATGAATCTGTTTTGGCTGATGTCGCTAAAAAGAGTTCTGATTCTAATGTTCGCCTTGAAGCAGTTAGGAAGATTAGTGATAATTACGTTTTAATTGATATTGTTAAAAATGCTTCTGATTATGATGTTCGTCGTGAAGCTGTAAGGAAGATAAATGACTCATCTGTTTTAGAAGATATTGCTAAAAATAATAATGATGAGAATGTCCGTCTTGAAGCTGTAAGGAATATTAATGATGAATCTGTTTTAGAGAATATATCTAAAAATGCTTCCGATTCTAAAGTTCGTATTGAAGCTATTAAGAAGATTAATGATGAGACTATTATAATCAAACTTGCAAAAAATAATAATGATGAGGATGTGCGTATTGAAGCTGTAAGGAAGATAAATGATAAGACTGTTATAATCGATTTTGCTAAAAATGCTTCCGATTCTAAAGTTCGTCGTGAAGCTGTAAGGAAGATAAATGACTCATCTGTTTTAGCTTATGTTCTTAAAAATGACCCTAGTTGGATAGTTCGTATTGAAGCTGTAAGGAAGATAAATGATAAGTCTGTTTTAGCTAATATTGCTAAAAAGGATAATAATCCGTCTGTCCGTCTTGAAGCTGTAAGGAAAATTAGCGATGAATCTGTTTTAATAAGTGTTGCTAAAAATGATTCTGATTATTTTGTTCGTCTTGAAGCTGTAAAGAAGATTAATGATAAGTCTGTTTTAGAGGATATTGCTAAGAATGATATTAATTCCACTATTCGACGTGAAACTATTAAGAAGATTACTGATGAATCTGTTTTAATAAGTGTTGCTAAAAATGATTCTGATTATTTTGTTCGTCTTGAAGCTGTAAAGAAAATTAGCGACGCGTATATTCTAAAGGATATTGTTAAAAATGCTTTTGATTCTGATGTACGTATTATGTCTATTAATGAGATTACTGATGAGACTGTTTTAGTTAATCTTGATAAAATTGATCCAAATTTGAGATTAGTTCGTGACTCTCTAAAGAAGAAAAATAGAAGAATACATAAATTTAGGACTTTGGAAGAATGGGAAGAATATTACTATGATAAGAAGGTGCCAAAACATTGGATAACTCCTCGGTGGCATTACGGATTAGATGATTAA